The DNA sequence CTTGACGACTGAGTAGTTGTCACAATACACTCTGTCTAGAACGTTACCACAAAATTGCAGTCGCAAACTCAGGGAGATAACGATGCCATTGAGGAAAAAAGAATACACCCAGGGCAGTAGAATAAAGCCACAAATGGTTTTAGGTGTCATAATATTGTTATACTGTAGAGGATAACAAATAGAGATGTACCTGTCATAGGACATAACAGATAAATTACTAAATTCTGTTATAGCATATGTGTACAACACATAAATCTGGAGATAACAATAAAGAAGGGAAATATCATGTGTGTCAGACAGCAAGTAAAACATGAGAGCAGGAAACAAACCAGTGCTCCCATACAACTGATTAACAAACAAAGCACATAGAAACACATACATGGGTTCATGAAGGCTTCTTTCAATGTAGATAACTCCAATAAGTAAAGCATTGGCAAGAATGATGACAAAATATATTACAGTCACTACAGCAAAGTAGAAATATTTCAATTGTCCGATATCACCGTATGCAGCAAGCCTAAAGACCTCGTAGTGAGTAGAGTTTTCCATTGTCCTGGGAGTTGGTAAAGATATGCTGTCAATGTTTGAAGAAGAGGAGCAAATCCTCTATAGTACTGTAACTTCAATATAAGTTAAAACAATGAAATCACAAGGACCAGACGACCTAAATTGATAACATTGACCTGTTCATGTTATCGTGATAAATTTTCCCATTGCTGTACTCACCAATGTAGATGGCTTTTCATTCTCCAGATAACACAATTCATAACCTAAATCAAACAATATTATACTTTCTATCCTGTACTCATTATTTATAGCATTAAAATgctaaatatattgataaaattcATGTACTGTTTAGACAGCTCATTTCTAATCCATGATGAACTCCTGAAACTCAGCTCTTCACTTGATTCTTATATTTGTGAGGTGAAAAAAAAAGTGCCTGACATGGTGTGATATGCAAATAGTCCCCAATACCTGGGGAAAATTTGATATTCTCTGTCAAGGAAAACATATAGAGAAAAACAGATACCATTTAGTAACACAGGCCCTCCATGGggccggtagcctagtggttaagagcttAGGGCCAGTAACGGAAAGGTTACTGGTTTTAATCCCTCAACCAGttaggtgaaaatctgttgatgtgcccttcagcaaggcacttaatcctaattgctcactctggataggagcgtctgctaaatgacttaaattGTCTAGAAATACAGTAATTCATAAAGAATAGTATATTAAACAGGGCATGtctagccgatgtgaaatggctagctagtgtGCGTTTCACACTCATGTTCAATCGGAGACGTTACCCTCTCTGAGACCaagaagtagttgtttcccttgctctgcaagggctgtggcttttgttaAAACAATGTAGCCTGGTACTCTACACTGTAGAAGTATGTGACATAAT is a window from the Oncorhynchus tshawytscha isolate Ot180627B linkage group LG14, Otsh_v2.0, whole genome shotgun sequence genome containing:
- the LOC112267395 gene encoding olfactory receptor 11A1-like → MENSTHYEVFRLAAYGDIGQLKYFYFAVVTVIYFVIILANALLIGVIYIERSLHEPMYVFLCALFVNQLYGSTGLFPALMFYLLSDTHDISLLYCYLQIYVLYTYAITEFSNLSVMSYDRYISICYPLQYNNIMTPKTICGFILLPWVYSFFLNGIVISLSLRLQFCGNVLDRVYCDNYSVVKLACSNTTLNNIWGLVGTALSFSCTICPTIYSYVKILQICLKSSKETKQKAFNTCMPHIASLLNFLFGCLFLILQGRYETADLPPILRTILLVYFPICPPLFNPIMYGIRMVNIRQACKKLLGSYLKT